A region of Arabidopsis thaliana chromosome 5, partial sequence DNA encodes the following proteins:
- a CDS encoding RNA polymerase III RPC4 (RNA polymerase III RPC4; FUNCTIONS IN: DNA-directed RNA polymerase activity, DNA binding; INVOLVED IN: transcription from RNA polymerase III promoter; LOCATED IN: DNA-directed RNA polymerase III complex; EXPRESSED IN: 22 plant structures; EXPRESSED DURING: 13 growth stages; CONTAINS InterPro DOMAIN/s: RNA polymerase III Rpc4 (InterPro:IPR007811); BEST Arabidopsis thaliana protein match is: RNA polymerase III RPC4 (TAIR:AT4G25180.1); Has 234 Blast hits to 234 proteins in 100 species: Archae - 0; Bacteria - 0; Metazoa - 103; Fungi - 41; Plants - 59; Viruses - 0; Other Eukaryotes - 31 (source: NCBI BLink).) codes for MYHTVPASQVAWLGGVVNSTRSNKYLNRSNGAYGSTSTQEIEYKEPWDYYSYYPITLPMRRPYAGDPEVLDVEEFMQAGGHHEDSLNTAANLGLMEDSGEQKMFFMRLPSVPLASTPTENLETRPNIKGPVEKKTVDLKALPEGYMGKLLVYKSGAVKMKLGEVLYDVSPGLKSEFAQDVMVVNTEQKNCCLVGDVYKHAVLTPDIDSILKDIENI; via the exons atgtatCATACAGTTCCTGCTTCTCAAGTTGCTTGGTTGGGGGGAGTGGTGAATTCAACCAGATCAAATAAGTACCTCAATAGATCAA ATGGTGCTTATGGATCAACCTCTACTCAGGAGATAGAGTATAAAGAACCATGG GATTACTACAGCTATTACCCTATCACACTTCCAATGAGGAGACCGTATGCAGGAGATCCAG AGGTTCTTGACGTGGAGGAGTTTATGCAGGCTGGAGGACATCATGAAGATTCACTTAACACAGCCGCTAATCTCGGTCTAATG GAGGATAGTGGAGaacagaaaatgttttttatgaGGCTACCTTCTGTTCCTTTGGCATCAACACCAACAGAAAACCTTGAAACAAGGCCAAATATCAAAGGCCCCGTTGAGAAGAAGACTGTTGATTTAAAAGCCTTGCCAGAAGGTTACATGGGCAAACTGTTAGTCTACAAAAGTGGTGCTGTCAAGATGAAACTTGGGGAAGTGCTTTATGAT GTAAGCCCAGGGTTGAAGAGCGAGTTTGCACAAGATGTGATGGTGGTTAACACAGAGCAGAAGAACTGTTGTCTGGTTGGAGATGTGTACAAGCATGCAGTTTTGACTCCTGATATTGATTCAATCTTGAAAGATATcgaaaatatatga
- a CDS encoding RNA polymerase III RPC4, producing the protein MEQKPPVRKMKFAPKAPPKRVPKPEVKPEVVEDNSNSAQASELLRRVNERSLRKPKADKKVPASQVAWLGGVVNSTRSNKYLNRSNGAYGSTSTQEIEYKEPWDYYSYYPITLPMRRPYAGDPEVLDVEEFMQAGGHHEDSLNTAANLGLMEDSGEQKMFFMRLPSVPLASTPTENLETRPNIKGPVEKKTVDLKALPEGYMGKLLVYKSGAVKMKLGEVLYDVSDSFSVY; encoded by the exons ATGGAGCAGAAACCACCAGTACGGAAG ATGAAGTTTGCCCCAAAAGCTCCACCCAAACGTGTGCCAAAACCTGAAGTTAAACC TGAAGTGGTTGAGGATAATAGTAACAGTGCACAAGCATCGGAATTGCTACGCAGAGTTAat GAAAGATCATTGCGCAAGCCAAAAGCGGACAAGAAAG TTCCTGCTTCTCAAGTTGCTTGGTTGGGGGGAGTGGTGAATTCAACCAGATCAAATAAGTACCTCAATAGATCAA ATGGTGCTTATGGATCAACCTCTACTCAGGAGATAGAGTATAAAGAACCATGG GATTACTACAGCTATTACCCTATCACACTTCCAATGAGGAGACCGTATGCAGGAGATCCAG AGGTTCTTGACGTGGAGGAGTTTATGCAGGCTGGAGGACATCATGAAGATTCACTTAACACAGCCGCTAATCTCGGTCTAATG GAGGATAGTGGAGaacagaaaatgttttttatgaGGCTACCTTCTGTTCCTTTGGCATCAACACCAACAGAAAACCTTGAAACAAGGCCAAATATCAAAGGCCCCGTTGAGAAGAAGACTGTTGATTTAAAAGCCTTGCCAGAAGGTTACATGGGCAAACTGTTAGTCTACAAAAGTGGTGCTGTCAAGATGAAACTTGGGGAAGTGCTTTATGATGTGAGTGATTCTTTTTCCGTTTACTAA
- a CDS encoding CD2-binding protein-like protein (CD2-binding protein-related; FUNCTIONS IN: molecular_function unknown; INVOLVED IN: biological_process unknown; LOCATED IN: cellular_component unknown; EXPRESSED IN: 25 plant structures; EXPRESSED DURING: 15 growth stages; BEST Arabidopsis thaliana protein match is: suppressor of abi3-5 (TAIR:AT3G54230.2); Has 985 Blast hits to 963 proteins in 202 species: Archae - 8; Bacteria - 24; Metazoa - 477; Fungi - 147; Plants - 129; Viruses - 0; Other Eukaryotes - 200 (source: NCBI BLink).), with protein sequence MADSSSRRNLKRSFLEDEDSDKQPPEKRVRFPKGKKSKPEQLLEEEALARRKARDAAKERAKIRNQNTTKLFIEDDSDDINQAQETYEDDGNRTEDGIQIEAFSLDREKEEGYFDADGNFVEYVREKEVKDAWLDSIEKNPMYMGRSAANDTEMDDDSGNEKAGDDLSQDEIGVRKRRIANVLEPGETVLRALRRLKGNSNNRKEKMTSETKLIFDQLTEDADKLIENGDYNVYHEEQEVFQREAEGYERLAQAKENGTANIVSCDMFGDDENAPEPSSDLQPSSSISGTQLNSDYVFDESSGYYYSSSLGYYYDPNTGLYCYATTGKWYDEETKEYKEVVSEVATEEV encoded by the exons ATGGCAGATAGTTCGTCGAGGAGGAACCTTAAACGATCCTTcttagaagatgaagattccGATAAACAACCTCC CGAAAAGCGAGTACGGTTTCCAAAGGGGAAGAAGTCGAAACCTGAACAGCTCTTAGAGGAAGAAGCTTTAGCCCGCCGCAAAGCCCGTGATGCTGCTAAGGAGCGTGCAAAGATTCGCAATCAGAATACTACTAAGCTCTTTATCGAAGATGACAGTGATGATATTAATCAGGCTCAGGAGACTTATGAG GATGATGGCAATCGCACAGAAGATGGGATCCAGATTGAAGCTTTTAGTCTggacagagagaaagaagaaggttacTTTGATGCTGATGGGAACTTTGTAGAATATGTTAGAGAAAAGGAAGTCAAG GATGCATGGCTTGACAGTATTGAAAAAAATCCAATGTATATGGGACGATCTGCTGCAAATGATACTGAGATGGATGATGATAGTGGGAACGAAAAAGCAGGGGATGACCTTTCTCAAGATGAAATCGGAGTTAGAAAGAGGCGCATTGCTAATGTCCTTGAACCAGGAGAAACG GTCTTGCGAGCTTTAAGGAGGTTGAAAGGGAATTCGAATAATCGCAAGGAGAAGATGACATCTGAGACCAAGCTTATCTTTGATCAGCTTACTGAGGATGCGGACAAGCTTATCGAGAACGGCGACTACA ATGTTTATCATGAGGAGCAAGAAGTTTTCCAACGTGAAGCAG AAGGATATGAGAGACTAGCTCAAGCGAAAGAAAATGGGACTGCCAATATAGTATCTTGTGATATGTTTGGCGATGATGAGAATGCTCCTGAACCTTCCTCTGATCTACAACCGTCTAGCTCCATCTCGGGCACTCAGCTTAATTCTGATTATGTGTTTGATGAATCTTCAGG GTACTACTACAGCAGCAGCCTTGGTTACTATTATGACCCGAACACTGGACTTTACTGCTACGCAACAACCGGAAAATG GTACGATGAAGAGACTAAGGAATATAAAGAGGTGGTTTCTGAAGTTGCTACTGAAGAAGTTTAA
- a CDS encoding CD2-binding protein-like protein (CD2-binding protein-related; FUNCTIONS IN: molecular_function unknown; INVOLVED IN: biological_process unknown; LOCATED IN: cellular_component unknown; EXPRESSED IN: 25 plant structures; EXPRESSED DURING: 15 growth stages; BEST Arabidopsis thaliana protein match is: suppressor of abi3-5 (TAIR:AT3G54230.2); Has 30201 Blast hits to 17322 proteins in 780 species: Archae - 12; Bacteria - 1396; Metazoa - 17338; Fungi - 3422; Plants - 5037; Viruses - 0; Other Eukaryotes - 2996 (source: NCBI BLink).) — protein sequence MADSSSRRNLKRSFLEDEDSDKQPPEKRVRFPKGKKSKPEQLLEEEALARRKARDAAKERAKIRNQNTTKLFIEDDSDDINQAQETYEDDGNRTEDGIQIEAFSLDREKEEGYFDADGNFVEYVREKEVKDAWLDSIEKNPMYMGRSAANDTEMDDDSGNEKAGDDLSQDEIGVRKRRIANVLEPGETVLRALRRLKGNSNNRKEKMTSETKLIFDQLTEDADKLIENGDYNVYHEEQEVFQREAEGYERLAQAKENGTANIVSCDMFGDDENAPEPSSDLQPSSSISGTQLNSDYVFDESSGYYYSSSLGYYYDPNTGLYCYATTGKWYRYDEETKEYKEVVSEVATEEV from the exons ATGGCAGATAGTTCGTCGAGGAGGAACCTTAAACGATCCTTcttagaagatgaagattccGATAAACAACCTCC CGAAAAGCGAGTACGGTTTCCAAAGGGGAAGAAGTCGAAACCTGAACAGCTCTTAGAGGAAGAAGCTTTAGCCCGCCGCAAAGCCCGTGATGCTGCTAAGGAGCGTGCAAAGATTCGCAATCAGAATACTACTAAGCTCTTTATCGAAGATGACAGTGATGATATTAATCAGGCTCAGGAGACTTATGAG GATGATGGCAATCGCACAGAAGATGGGATCCAGATTGAAGCTTTTAGTCTggacagagagaaagaagaaggttacTTTGATGCTGATGGGAACTTTGTAGAATATGTTAGAGAAAAGGAAGTCAAG GATGCATGGCTTGACAGTATTGAAAAAAATCCAATGTATATGGGACGATCTGCTGCAAATGATACTGAGATGGATGATGATAGTGGGAACGAAAAAGCAGGGGATGACCTTTCTCAAGATGAAATCGGAGTTAGAAAGAGGCGCATTGCTAATGTCCTTGAACCAGGAGAAACG GTCTTGCGAGCTTTAAGGAGGTTGAAAGGGAATTCGAATAATCGCAAGGAGAAGATGACATCTGAGACCAAGCTTATCTTTGATCAGCTTACTGAGGATGCGGACAAGCTTATCGAGAACGGCGACTACA ATGTTTATCATGAGGAGCAAGAAGTTTTCCAACGTGAAGCAG AAGGATATGAGAGACTAGCTCAAGCGAAAGAAAATGGGACTGCCAATATAGTATCTTGTGATATGTTTGGCGATGATGAGAATGCTCCTGAACCTTCCTCTGATCTACAACCGTCTAGCTCCATCTCGGGCACTCAGCTTAATTCTGATTATGTGTTTGATGAATCTTCAGG GTACTACTACAGCAGCAGCCTTGGTTACTATTATGACCCGAACACTGGACTTTACTGCTACGCAACAACCGGAAAATG GTACAGGTACGATGAAGAGACTAAGGAATATAAAGAGGTGGTTTCTGAAGTTGCTACTGAAGAAGTTTAA